In Kitasatospora gansuensis, a genomic segment contains:
- a CDS encoding helix-turn-helix domain-containing protein, with product MARTMDDPHPHSSAAPALRRLLDLLASGAATEDFAEVLAEARRQGAPAAVLAEIDDATWLALRVHRTMRQHRRREAELTALFDTAGDLAASRDLDAVLQAIVRRARMLLGTDTAYLTLPDQAAGDTYMRVTDGSVSVLFQTLRLSLGDGLGGLVAQTARPYATPDYRTDERFHHTGKIDAGVLDEGLVAIIGVPLLLGGQVIGVLFAADRSPRAFSPDEVALLCTLAAHAAIALDTAKALADTRAALAELNTANAVIQAHSAAVQRAERAHDRLTDLVLRGAEVPDVAAAVAALLGGEVGVRDAEGLALAGRTPGADGLSDAVAASRAEGRAVRAGDSWVCAVLAGQEPLGSIVLHDRPDLDDADRRLFERAGVVTALLLLLRRSVAETENRVRGELLADLLSSPDRDPAGLTARGRRLGVDLGRPHLVLVAMVPAADRARLAGAASRYLFGSRGISAEHGEAVVLLLPEDGGSTPGDAAELAADRLARLAGFPVTVGAGRVAAGPVALAAAYTEGLRCVRALGVLGREGDGASAADLGFLGVLLGDGHDVAAFVGATLGPLLDYDTRRGTELVRTLRAYFDCGGSLTRAKDELHVHVNTVVQRLDRVEILLGHDWNHPERSLELQLALRLQLLAEG from the coding sequence ATGGCCCGCACCATGGACGACCCGCACCCCCACTCCAGCGCCGCCCCCGCCCTACGGCGGCTGCTCGACCTGCTCGCCTCCGGCGCCGCCACCGAGGACTTCGCGGAGGTGCTCGCCGAGGCCCGGCGCCAGGGCGCGCCCGCGGCCGTGCTGGCCGAGATCGACGACGCCACCTGGCTGGCCCTGCGGGTGCACCGGACGATGCGTCAGCACCGGCGCCGGGAGGCCGAGCTGACCGCGCTCTTCGACACCGCGGGTGACCTGGCCGCCTCCCGCGACCTGGACGCGGTGCTGCAGGCGATCGTCCGCCGGGCCCGGATGCTGCTCGGCACCGACACCGCGTACCTGACCCTGCCGGACCAGGCCGCCGGGGACACCTACATGCGAGTCACCGACGGCTCGGTCTCGGTGCTGTTCCAGACCCTGCGGCTCAGCCTCGGCGACGGTCTCGGCGGCCTGGTGGCGCAGACCGCCCGGCCGTACGCGACGCCGGACTACCGCACCGACGAGCGGTTCCACCACACCGGCAAGATCGACGCCGGGGTGCTGGACGAGGGCCTGGTGGCGATCATCGGCGTCCCGCTGCTGCTCGGCGGCCAGGTGATCGGCGTGCTGTTCGCCGCCGACCGCTCGCCCCGGGCGTTCTCCCCCGACGAGGTCGCGCTGCTCTGCACGCTGGCCGCGCACGCCGCGATCGCGCTGGACACCGCCAAGGCGCTGGCCGACACCCGGGCCGCACTCGCCGAGCTGAACACCGCGAACGCGGTGATCCAGGCCCACTCCGCCGCCGTCCAGCGCGCCGAGCGGGCCCACGACCGGCTCACCGACCTGGTGCTGCGCGGTGCCGAAGTCCCCGACGTGGCGGCCGCGGTGGCCGCGCTGCTCGGCGGCGAGGTGGGCGTACGCGACGCCGAGGGGCTCGCACTGGCCGGGCGCACGCCGGGAGCTGACGGACTGTCGGACGCGGTCGCGGCCTCGCGCGCCGAGGGCCGCGCCGTCCGGGCCGGCGACAGCTGGGTCTGCGCGGTGCTGGCCGGCCAGGAACCGCTGGGCAGCATCGTGCTGCACGACCGGCCCGACCTGGACGACGCCGACCGCCGCCTGTTCGAGCGCGCCGGGGTGGTCACCGCGCTCCTGCTGCTGCTCCGCCGCTCGGTCGCCGAGACCGAGAACCGGGTCCGCGGCGAGCTGCTGGCCGACCTGCTCAGCTCCCCCGACCGCGACCCGGCCGGGCTGACCGCCCGGGGCCGCCGGCTCGGCGTCGACCTGGGCCGCCCGCACCTGGTGCTGGTCGCGATGGTCCCCGCCGCCGACCGGGCCCGGCTGGCGGGCGCGGCCTCCCGCTACCTGTTCGGCTCGCGCGGGATCAGCGCCGAGCACGGCGAGGCCGTCGTCCTGCTGCTGCCCGAGGACGGCGGCAGCACCCCGGGCGACGCGGCCGAACTGGCCGCCGACCGGCTGGCCCGGCTGGCCGGGTTCCCGGTCACGGTCGGCGCCGGCCGGGTCGCCGCCGGGCCGGTGGCGCTCGCCGCGGCGTACACCGAAGGGCTGCGCTGCGTACGGGCGTTGGGGGTGCTCGGCCGCGAAGGTGACGGGGCGTCGGCGGCCGACCTCGGCTTCCTCGGCGTGCTGCTCGGCGACGGCCACGACGTGGCCGCGTTCGTCGGCGCCACCCTCGGCCCGCTGCTGGACTACGACACCCGCCGGGGCACCGAACTGGTCCGCACCCTGCGCGCCTACTTCGACTGCGGCGGCAGCCTGACCCGGGCCAAGGACGAGCTGCACGTCCACGTGAACACGGTGGTCCAGCGCCTCGACCGGGTCGAGATCCTGCTCGGCCACGACTGGAACCACCCGGAACGGTCGCTGGAACTCCAGTTGGCGCTGCGGCTGCAACTTCTCGCCGAGGGGTAG
- a CDS encoding MFS transporter — protein sequence MASSPDAARTQGASLRKVVGASLIGTTIEWYDYFLYGTAAALVFNKVFFPNTDPLTGTLLSFLTYAIGFAARPLGALVFGHFGDRIGRKKLLVLSLLLMGGSTTLIGCLPTYHQAGIAAPVLLTVLRLVQGFALGGEWGGAVLLVSEHGDAKRRGFWASWPQGGAPAGNLLAAGVLSLMTAVQSDADFIAWGWRVPFLLSALLVMVGLWIRLAVDESPLFKQALAASEARKAQAPEQPPLVAVLRHHWREVLTAMGARMAENISYYVMTTFVLAYAVGHVHLPKQTALNAVLIASAIQFALIPLFGALSDRIGRKPVYLFGAVGVGIWAFVFFGLVDTKSFGSMLLAVSVGLFFHSAMYAPQAAFFSELFATRMRYSGASIGSQFASVAAGAPAPLIATALLKDYGSSTPIAVYVAIAAVITVVAVLCARETRGRDLAEVGEDAPAPAGQPVGV from the coding sequence ATGGCCAGTTCTCCCGACGCAGCGAGAACCCAAGGCGCTTCGCTCCGCAAGGTGGTCGGCGCCAGCCTGATCGGCACCACCATCGAGTGGTACGACTACTTCCTCTACGGCACCGCCGCCGCGCTGGTCTTCAACAAGGTGTTCTTCCCCAACACCGACCCGCTGACCGGCACCCTGCTCTCCTTCCTCACCTATGCGATCGGCTTCGCCGCCCGGCCGCTCGGCGCGCTGGTCTTCGGTCACTTCGGCGACCGGATAGGCCGCAAGAAGCTGCTGGTGCTGAGCCTGCTGCTGATGGGCGGTTCGACCACCCTGATCGGCTGTCTGCCGACGTACCATCAGGCCGGCATCGCGGCACCGGTGTTGCTCACCGTGCTGCGGCTGGTGCAGGGCTTCGCGCTCGGCGGCGAGTGGGGCGGCGCGGTGCTGCTGGTCTCCGAGCACGGGGACGCCAAGCGGCGCGGCTTCTGGGCCTCCTGGCCGCAGGGCGGCGCGCCGGCCGGGAACCTGCTGGCGGCGGGCGTGCTCTCGCTGATGACGGCCGTTCAGTCCGACGCGGACTTCATCGCCTGGGGCTGGCGGGTGCCGTTCCTGCTGTCCGCGCTGCTGGTGATGGTCGGTCTGTGGATCCGGCTCGCGGTGGACGAGTCGCCGCTGTTCAAGCAGGCCCTCGCCGCCTCGGAGGCCCGCAAGGCGCAGGCGCCGGAGCAGCCGCCGCTGGTCGCGGTGCTGCGCCACCACTGGCGCGAGGTGCTGACGGCGATGGGCGCACGGATGGCGGAGAACATCTCGTACTACGTGATGACCACCTTCGTGCTGGCCTACGCGGTCGGTCACGTGCACCTGCCGAAGCAGACCGCGCTGAACGCGGTGCTGATCGCCTCGGCGATCCAGTTCGCGCTGATCCCGCTGTTCGGGGCGCTCTCGGACCGGATCGGCCGCAAGCCGGTCTACCTGTTCGGCGCGGTCGGGGTCGGGATCTGGGCGTTCGTCTTCTTCGGTCTGGTGGACACCAAGAGCTTCGGCTCGATGCTGCTCGCGGTGAGCGTCGGGCTGTTCTTCCACAGCGCGATGTACGCGCCGCAGGCGGCCTTCTTCTCCGAGCTGTTCGCCACCCGGATGCGGTACTCGGGCGCCTCGATCGGCTCCCAGTTCGCCTCGGTGGCGGCCGGCGCCCCGGCTCCGCTGATCGCCACCGCGCTGCTCAAGGACTACGGCAGCTCGACCCCGATCGCGGTCTACGTGGCGATCGCCGCGGTGATCACGGTGGTCGCGGTGCTCTGCGCCCGGGAGACCCGGGGCCGTGACCTGGCCGAGGTCGGCGAGGACGCACCGGCTCCGGCCGGGCAGCCCGTCGGCGTCTGA
- a CDS encoding 3-hydroxybutyrate dehydrogenase: protein MDTTSARSLAGRTALVTGAASGIGRACAEVFAAAGARVYVVDLAAEPAKELAARIGGEAVVADLSDPAAVDALPDDADIVVNNAGLQHVAPVHEFPPDRFALIQRVMVEAPFRILRRTLPHMYEQDWGRVVNISSVHGLRASAFKSAYVTAKHGLEGLSKTVALEGAPYGVTSNCINPAYVRTALVEKQIAAQALAHGIREDEVVEQIMLDRTAVKRLIEADEVAQLALWLCSPHASYITGASLPVDGGWTAH, encoded by the coding sequence ATGGACACCACTTCAGCCCGCTCGCTGGCCGGCCGCACGGCGCTGGTCACCGGCGCCGCCTCGGGGATCGGCCGGGCCTGCGCCGAGGTCTTCGCCGCCGCCGGCGCCCGGGTCTACGTCGTCGACCTCGCGGCCGAGCCGGCCAAGGAACTCGCCGCCCGGATCGGCGGTGAGGCGGTCGTCGCGGACCTCTCCGACCCGGCTGCCGTGGACGCGCTGCCGGACGACGCCGACATCGTCGTCAACAACGCGGGCCTCCAGCACGTCGCGCCGGTGCACGAGTTCCCGCCGGACCGGTTCGCGCTGATCCAGCGGGTGATGGTGGAGGCCCCGTTCCGCATCCTGCGCCGCACCCTGCCGCACATGTACGAGCAGGACTGGGGACGGGTCGTCAACATCTCGTCCGTGCACGGGCTGCGGGCCAGCGCCTTCAAGTCCGCGTACGTGACCGCCAAGCACGGTCTCGAGGGGCTGAGCAAGACCGTCGCGCTGGAGGGCGCCCCGTACGGCGTCACCAGCAACTGCATCAACCCGGCCTACGTGCGCACCGCCCTGGTGGAGAAGCAGATCGCCGCCCAGGCCCTGGCGCACGGCATCCGGGAGGACGAGGTGGTGGAGCAGATCATGCTCGACCGGACCGCCGTCAAGCGGCTGATCGAGGCCGACGAGGTGGCCCAGCTCGCCCTCTGGCTCTGCTCCCCGCACGCCTCCTACATCACGGGGGCCAGCCTGCCGGTCGACGGCGGCTGGACCGCACACTGA
- a CDS encoding regulator yields MPQRPATDSPAYGPLDPLDPHLDPREGPSGATPGGSPQAAEPAAPVGPAAPSGPPGPSGLDKTQNPRLAALIEEAGFSHAGLARRVDQLGLEHGLDLRYDKTSVTRWLRGQQPRGATPALIAEVFTRRLGRRLTALDIGLEACAPVYAGLEFAESPQEAVDIVASMWHKDTGQQSELRRIAFTPAGLVVPSRDWLIGRTDERVARDGSVPGLPPGLPDASSGRPQLPGSRPGLPAARSAVRAPQPALGRVPTQSRGALPQTALEAAEAREQRPPLRVGRGDIAAIRAVGDLFRALDHAYGGGHARQALVRYLESEAEPMLRGRYGEQIGRALFGAVADLTRLAGWTSFDIAAHGLAQRYFVQALRLSQAAGDRVLGGYVLTTMSQQAVHLGHGREAIQLARVAQQGVGAAAAPTVQSLMHAAEARGHALLGDVRSCTTALVRCERALGIARPNDELPSWARYFDEAQLADEFAHCYRDLQQWRPAAQHAEKSLRLRAPAYARSRILCRLVLAGSRLGLGEIDDACTLATEALRAAGEMRSARTVEYLRDFHRRLTPYRANQSARAFDEAARQSGVI; encoded by the coding sequence ATGCCCCAACGGCCTGCAACCGACAGCCCGGCGTACGGACCGCTCGACCCGCTCGACCCGCACCTCGATCCGCGCGAGGGGCCGTCCGGGGCAACACCCGGCGGGTCGCCGCAGGCCGCCGAGCCGGCGGCCCCTGTCGGGCCTGCCGCTCCGTCAGGTCCGCCCGGCCCGTCCGGTCTGGACAAGACCCAGAACCCCCGGCTCGCCGCGCTGATCGAGGAGGCCGGCTTCTCGCACGCCGGGCTGGCCCGCCGGGTCGACCAACTCGGCCTGGAGCACGGCCTCGACCTCCGCTACGACAAGACCTCGGTGACCCGCTGGCTGCGCGGCCAGCAGCCCCGCGGCGCCACCCCCGCGCTGATCGCGGAGGTCTTCACCCGCCGGCTCGGGCGCCGGCTGACCGCGCTGGACATCGGCCTGGAGGCCTGCGCCCCGGTCTACGCGGGCCTGGAGTTCGCCGAGAGCCCGCAGGAGGCCGTCGACATCGTCGCCAGCATGTGGCACAAGGACACCGGCCAGCAGTCCGAGCTGCGCCGGATCGCCTTCACCCCGGCCGGCCTGGTGGTGCCCAGCCGGGACTGGCTGATCGGCCGCACCGACGAGCGGGTGGCCAGGGACGGTTCCGTCCCCGGCCTGCCCCCGGGGCTTCCTGACGCCTCGTCAGGCCGCCCGCAGCTGCCCGGCTCCCGTCCCGGCCTGCCCGCCGCCCGGAGCGCCGTACGGGCCCCTCAGCCGGCTCTGGGCCGGGTGCCGACCCAGAGTCGCGGTGCGCTGCCGCAGACCGCCCTGGAGGCCGCCGAGGCCCGGGAGCAGCGCCCGCCGCTCCGGGTCGGCCGGGGTGACATCGCCGCCATCCGGGCCGTCGGCGACCTGTTCCGCGCGCTGGACCACGCGTACGGCGGCGGCCACGCCCGCCAGGCGCTGGTCAGGTACCTGGAGAGCGAGGCCGAGCCGATGCTGCGCGGCCGGTACGGCGAGCAGATCGGCCGGGCGCTGTTCGGCGCGGTCGCCGACCTGACCCGGCTGGCGGGCTGGACGTCCTTCGACATCGCCGCACACGGCCTGGCCCAGCGGTACTTCGTCCAGGCGCTGCGGCTCTCCCAGGCCGCGGGGGACAGAGTGCTCGGCGGCTACGTGCTCACCACGATGAGCCAGCAGGCCGTCCACCTCGGCCACGGCCGGGAGGCGATCCAGCTGGCCCGGGTCGCCCAGCAGGGCGTCGGCGCGGCCGCCGCGCCCACCGTGCAGTCCCTGATGCACGCGGCCGAGGCCCGCGGCCACGCCCTGCTCGGCGACGTACGCTCCTGCACCACCGCTCTGGTCCGCTGCGAGCGAGCCCTCGGCATCGCCCGCCCCAACGACGAACTGCCCTCCTGGGCCCGCTACTTCGACGAGGCCCAGCTCGCCGACGAGTTCGCGCACTGCTACCGCGACCTCCAGCAGTGGCGCCCGGCCGCCCAGCACGCCGAGAAGTCGCTCCGGCTGCGGGCCCCGGCCTACGCCCGCAGCCGGATCCTCTGCCGCCTGGTGCTGGCCGGCTCCCGCCTCGGCCTCGGCGAGATCGACGACGCCTGCACCCTGGCCACCGAGGCCCTCCGGGCGGCCGGCGAGATGCGCTCCGCCCGCACGGTCGAGTACCTGCGGGACTTCCACCGCCGGCTGACCCCCTACCGCGCCAACCAGTCGGCCCGCGCCTTCGACGAGGCCGCCCGGCAGTCGGGGGTGATCTGA